TATCTACTTTCTGACGTTATTTGCAAATATCCTTATTATTGTACTGGTGATAGTCAGCAAAAAACTCCATTCACCCATGTACTTCTTTCTCACACAAATGTCCATTTCTGACATGCTTATGACCACAAACATTGTCCCAGAAATGCtttctataatatataatgaaggGAATTCCATGTCTTTCAAATGCTGCAtttttcagttttatttattaggtgtCTCTGTAGGTTCTGAGTGCTTCCTTCTGACAGTCATGTCTTATGACAGATATCTAGCTATCTGTTTCCCTCTACTGTATAACTCAATAATGGACTCAACCTTATGCCTTAAATGTATTGTCCTGTGTTGGATATTAGGCTTATCACTAACAATAATTACTACAATAACAATAGGTAATTTACAATTTTGTGGATCAGACCACATTGACCATTTCTTCTGTGATCTTGTTCCATTGTTGGAGCTTTCTTGTTCTGAGACTGTGATAGTACAAATAGAAACTTACTTGCTTTCAGTCCCTATTCTTATAATACCATGTATAATCATTACGGTATCCTATATTTATATTGTCCGTACCATTATAAGAATTCCTTCTATTACTGGGAGACAGAAAGCCTTCTCCACCTGCAGTTCCCACCTGGCTGTGGTTTCTATATACTATGGGACTTTAATATGTACATACACTGTTCCACCTAAAGGAAAATCTGCATCTTTCAGCAAAATCCTGTGTCTTTTCTATACTGTTGTGACACCAACCCTTAACCCGATCATATACACACTAAGAAACAATGACATCAAAGAGGCTGTAAGGAAGCTGTAATGAAGCACAATAAAGTTTAAGAGTCTTACATACAACTCATCTTGTAATAGAAAGATCAGAGAAGATTTACTTTGAATCTTGAATACAACTaggcttttttttccttctctttcaCCATCATTGTCTGTAAATGCAAAGTAGTGTAGTTGACCAAAACCAAGGAACTCTCTGGCACCCTTAAACCACTTCCCATATTAACAATAGAGAATTAAGACTTCTGCACCCTGCAGGATATTAGTTCATGATATCTGGACTGCACTGATTGGCTGACAGCTGATTAGGACCATATTATCACAGAACTGTCAacatttcaatgaaaaaaaagtttacattgtTAATCTTTAAGTGTAATCTTTATCTATGTGTCTGAGGGGGTTGGTGTCCAAGTGCCTTGGAGCCACATTGCTTTATTAAACTAAATATAAACACTTTGGAAAGAACCTGGTAGTGGCTCATATAGACTGAAGGGATTACATACAAATAGTTATAAATAGACGTGCCGGTGTAGTGCTTATGTGAACAAAGGAAGGTGTGAAATAAAGTAACATTTTAGAGCCTATACCTTAGACTTCAAAATCCTCTTTTAGTATTATTAACCTTCCTGTATGTACCTtaaataaagcataaaaaaatacaaaacatagtgcaacctATATAATAAAATTGAATCGATATAGAACGAAATGCCAAATGGCAActtacacttttctgagctaataaATTTAGCTCAGATTCTTGCGCTTTGGAGTCCGTTAAGGCGACCCTTTCCCTTCTTTGTTATCCAGTGGTCCAGTCCTAGATAGGCATAGAGAGtggcatatagtgtaatacagttttagactcagtaattaaataaatatagtgaataggtactcacaaacccagagccagaaaTTAGGCTCACTTTGCTttgtgtatgtggttaaggaacACAACACTTCTTTTAGTTTAAGATGGAAAAAGTGCCGTAATTGcatataaaaagtattttattaattctataaaaatgtattatataacataaaaatctttaaaatataacACTTATTCGGCTAAAAGTCCAAGTTTAAAAGTCTCTTTGCTCACTTCTTTTCCTCCAGAACGCGTTTTACCAAAAGGCTTCTTCAGCTGGAAAAGTTTTTTTCAAGTTGCTGCTCTGGACCCTTTTCCTGCTTTAAGTATCCTTGTAATCAATGGAAACAGCTGTGTGGGCTTGTAAAAATGCAGGTTTTCTCCATGGTAACGGAGAAACCCTGCGTTTCAAACCTCTTTCTGATCTGCTCCTGTCTGTTTAACATTGCGATATGTCACTTCCAGTTTTCGGCTTAAcattgcgatacgtcacttccggttttcggctatgcgttccacagtgcgttccactgCGGATTTTAGCTTGCGATCTGTTTCTCCCTGAACTTCATTGTCAGAATTCGTGTTACAGACCCAGAAGACATTATAATAAACATTTGTGGATTATTGCATTAATAGTTGTTCTTCCATATTATTTCGATCTGCTCATTTGTCTACAATATTAATTACAATGAAAGCATCTATATACAAGGGGAACTTTAATATAGCATTGTTATGGTATTAGTTATACTTCATTGAGATGTTTTCACTTtctattagagatgtcccgaatagttcgccaggaactgatcgccggcgaacatagcttgttctcgGTCGctgcggcaggcgaacatatgtgatgttcggtccgccccctatttgtcatggaggtgggaggatctgggagggagggtctgctgctgattggctggaatgtgtatgctgactgtgaggtacagggtcaaagtttactcaatgatggcgaccgcgaacaagctatgttcgccggcgaacagttcccggcgaactgttcgggacatctctactttcTATTGGTTAATAAATTTCTCTTCATCAATATATTCTTAATAATAAATCAATGAATTCTCCATATGTATGTAAAGTCCATAAATACTTAAGAACAAATCTTATACATATAACATCACTATCTAGTACAGATACGTAAAAATATGTaagtatacgtacacaatggtaatAACAAGTAATCTtcttatacaattgacctcaaagaaaacataaaacataaaaacaataatagtgtggtatgtcaggtatagtgggtggataaatagtggtaagtgatccacactcacatggcccagagctaactcaaagctcagctgttaacacgcctggacggaacaatccccgtctaaggatatgtggCTTTCTTTCACGATCTCAGATGGgcgataaatgaaaaaataagagaactccaaatagtgcagtgtgtataaataaaatatgtgaataaataataaaatatcgtactcacatttgctagagcagaacttgctctagtcttaagggcataggtggtataatccccaccaaggaacaagttGATGATCAATTGACCtcaaaaaaagcataaaacataaaaacagtaatagtgtagtatattaaataTAGTGGGTGGATAATTGGTAATaagtaatccacactcacatggcccagagctaacttagagctcagctgttaatacgcctggacggaacaatccccgcctaAGGATATGTAGTTGTCCTCGCAGTCTCAGATGGGCGATATATATCCTATGTAGGTTAACCCACAGGGACATTGTATAAGGTAAATCAAATTTTTTGAATGACAAGTGATAAATTCTTTGATTTGGTAATCTGTACCTTCATTTGTTTCAAACCTCTTTACAtgccttttttattattagtcCTTTTGCATGCAAGCCATTGTCCGCATCCAAACAATCCTTTTTCTGAATTAAGAAAAGTGAGATTGGTTTtaggtttttcttttatataactTGAGGTCAATGAGTGTTTAAGATTTTTTACTCCTCTGTGTATAAAACGAGGTCTTTCTGGTAAAAATGTTTTCAGTGTAGGGTCTTGTAGAAGAATGGGCCAGTATTTAGACACAGTTtttcttactttaaaattatcagaactaaaattacatatgaaagggattttatttgtatcttcattttttctttctttatattgtATGAGAGTTCCTCTCTCCATTTCTTTAATTTCTAATCTTGATTtctctaataattttttttgattttattcgactgaattttaaaagtttatatgtCTGTACAATTTCTCCATATTCTTAAAAATTGGTCCTAAGGGGCATTTTCCAACCAAGGGGAGAAATGGCAACTGTTTCGGCCTATGAAGCTATTTGCCTctactgttttaaaatgtttttttgttttaattatattattttcaatatatatatatatgtagatccaaGAAAATTATTTCTTGCTTTCTCCAATTACAGGTCAATTGAATACCCCATGTGttagtattttaaaatgttaaaaaattgcTCAGATCTTCTTCCTTACCTTCCCGTATAAAGAAGATATTGTCTATATAACGACCATAGGTGACCACGTTTTCCACCTAGTCATGCTGTCCATATATAAAAGAGTTCTCTCAATGtgccataaaaaggttggcataactgggtgcaaacttggtccccatggccgtcccCTTAATTTGTAGAAAAAAATTGGTTATCATACCAAAAAAAGttcttttttaattaaacattagTTCAATTCCTTCTAAGATGAATGCCATTTTAATTGGAGTGAGGTCGGAATGATTATATAGGAAGAATTTTACTGCTTCCTTTCCATAACTATGGGGGATATTACTATACAGTTATGTTACATCACATGTGACCAGGAAGCATTCGTCATTCCATTTGCACTTCTCTAATAGTTTCAGCATCATtattgtatcttttaaatatgctctagttttttttaactatGGGTTGTAAGTGTACATCAACATATTGTGACAGTCTACTTGATATGGAGTCAATAGTCAATCGGTTTTCTGTGTCTTTATGTActttaggtaaaaaataaaagaccAGTATTTTTGGgaattcattatttaaaaaattcaattattattgatttaaaatttctaaattaaaacctttactaaaatatgtaaatacagttTTATTAATCTCTATGCTCGGATCTTTCGTTAATTTTTTATAAGTACTTTCATCTTTTAAAAGTCTTTCTGCTTACTTTTTTATAAAATTCTTTGGACATTagaacaatccccccccccccccctttatctgcaGGTTTTATAATTAGGTCTGGATCTacttttaaattataatttttttttaattctttatttttgattcgGCACAGAGTGCGGCATAGCAACATACAGTGGCTCACGCATCGTCTTTaactgaggggggggggcatttccatttttataaggtaaaaagaaaaaaacaacaatatgatAACAgaacagtacaataaaatacattgaaataaaaCGTTGCAATGTAAAAGTACAGTGCGGCAGTCAGGATACTTTTCATCTGTTTCACGATGGTAAAATACAATCTGTGTTGCATATATCAGTTTAGGCTTTAACATCTTTGTGTTGCGTCGGTGCTGAGCGTGGTCCGCTGAAACAGCGCGGCTCACACCGAGACCGACCTCCAAGGAGTGTTGTGTGGCTACTTTAAATcctaggtgtgtgtctgtgtatatggctTTGGTATCGTGCCTTCCTGTGTTGTTAATAACCATCGTGGGCGTGTTTAGCCCGTACATAGAGTAAAAGGACAATGCAATACAGTGCCATATTCTAGTAAAAGCATAAGAATCTATTGCGACAATGaagaataaaagtaataaaaataaaaacataggagggggagggggagggtgggcCAGGTTAAGaagctggggagagagggggggggaaagcaCCGGTCGTATGGGGGCGCGGCGGAGTGAGGCCCTTTCGGAAGCCTCTGTCTGTCAGCGTCTTAGTGGTATGGCCCTAATCGTCAAGATAGTCTTCCCAGGGTTGCCATATTTTGTGAAATGATTTCTCTGTGTTCCTAatttgggctgtgagtttgtccatcagatATGTGTCTTTGATCTTTACAATTACGTCTGTGTCCGTGGGTAGGTCAGGTTTTAGCCACACTTGGGCATGAGCCCTTCTGGCCGCTAGTGTTATTTTGTTAAAGAGTTGTTGTTCTTTTCTGGGAAGGCCGTCTATGGGTTTGGATAGTAGGACCGACCAAGGTTCTAAAGCAACAGGTTTCATTAGTACGTCTGCCATTAGTGTCTGTATGCGTGTCCAGTATTTGTGTAtttcagggcattcccaccacatatgcacAAAGGTGCCTTTACCcccgcagcccttccagcatgTATCGATCGTGGTTTTCCCCATtttatgtagttgcactggtgtggtgtaccatcccATGAGCATTTTATATGATTGTTCTTGGTGCAATACGCAAATTGAGGTCTTGGCTGTCGCTTCCCATATGTCAACCCAGTCCTCTCCCTCCAGTGTCCCCCCCAGGTCTGTCTCCCATTGGGTAATGTATCGT
This Pelobates fuscus isolate aPelFus1 chromosome 3, aPelFus1.pri, whole genome shotgun sequence DNA region includes the following protein-coding sequences:
- the LOC134601996 gene encoding olfactory receptor 11L1-like; protein product: MLERSCHLQDPGNLKEFLNMKNQTMITEVFLLGFPNLGRFRILIFSQILGIYFLTLFANILIIVLVIVSKKLHSPMYFFLTQMSISDMLMTTNIVPEMLSIIYNEGNSMSFKCCIFQFYLLGVSVGSECFLLTVMSYDRYLAICFPLLYNSIMDSTLCLKCIVLCWILGLSLTIITTITIGNLQFCGSDHIDHFFCDLVPLLELSCSETVIVQIETYLLSVPILIIPCIIITVSYIYIVRTIIRIPSITGRQKAFSTCSSHLAVVSIYYGTLICTYTVPPKGKSASFSKILCLFYTVVTPTLNPIIYTLRNNDIKEAVRKL